A region of Rhodothermales bacterium DNA encodes the following proteins:
- a CDS encoding aminotransferase class I/II-fold pyridoxal phosphate-dependent enzyme, whose product MGTSIDTRLIHSGEPEPRIQGSVTMPIFQSAMFEYGGPEDDLRYVRLSNNPSQVALQNKLADLEDAEAAIVTASGMAAISAALLSTLSPGDHILAQNQLYGGTHAFLTSFLREYGVTYDFINPHEPDTWDAALTPATNALYVETISNPLIQVGDLSALASFAANHGLTSLIDNTFASPVNFRPGQWGFDLSIHSASKYLNGHSDLVAGAVIGSDRLIEEVRGKIVQLGGSLDPHACFLLHRGVKTLAVRMQRQSASALALATALDQHSAVERVNYAGLPHSPSHANAVKHLDGFGGMLSFELRGGSDATSQFTHSLTIPILAPSLGGVETLLVRPALTSHAALTPGERGQSGVSDHLMRVSVGIESTEDLLDDFLQALDSI is encoded by the coding sequence ATGGGAACCTCCATCGACACCCGACTCATCCATTCTGGCGAGCCGGAGCCCAGAATCCAGGGCAGCGTGACCATGCCCATTTTTCAATCGGCCATGTTCGAGTACGGCGGACCGGAGGACGATCTCCGTTACGTTCGCCTTTCGAACAACCCGAGCCAGGTGGCGCTCCAAAACAAGCTGGCCGATCTCGAAGACGCCGAAGCTGCGATCGTTACGGCCAGCGGCATGGCGGCCATCTCGGCTGCGCTGCTCTCTACCCTCTCGCCGGGCGACCACATCCTCGCCCAGAACCAGCTCTATGGCGGGACGCACGCCTTCCTTACATCCTTTCTCCGTGAGTACGGCGTAACGTATGACTTCATCAATCCCCATGAGCCCGACACCTGGGACGCCGCCCTCACACCGGCCACCAACGCGCTCTACGTGGAGACGATTTCTAACCCCCTGATCCAGGTCGGTGATCTGTCGGCACTGGCCAGCTTCGCCGCCAATCACGGCCTCACGTCGCTCATCGACAATACCTTTGCGAGTCCGGTTAACTTTCGCCCGGGACAGTGGGGTTTCGACCTGTCCATCCACAGTGCGTCCAAATACCTTAACGGGCACTCGGATCTGGTCGCGGGCGCGGTGATCGGGAGCGACCGACTTATCGAGGAGGTCCGCGGGAAGATCGTCCAGCTGGGCGGGAGCCTCGATCCGCATGCGTGCTTCCTTCTCCACCGGGGTGTCAAGACGCTGGCCGTCCGCATGCAGCGACAGAGTGCGTCAGCTCTCGCGCTTGCGACGGCACTCGATCAGCATTCCGCCGTCGAGCGAGTCAATTATGCGGGTCTTCCGCACTCGCCGTCCCACGCGAATGCCGTAAAGCATCTGGACGGATTTGGAGGCATGCTGAGCTTCGAACTGAGGGGCGGGTCAGACGCCACATCCCAATTCACGCACAGCCTCACGATCCCGATACTGGCTCCGAGCCTGGGCGGCGTCGAGACACTGCTCGTTCGCCCGGCGCTTACGTCTCACGCGGCGCTCACCCCAGGAGAAAGGGGGCAGAGTGGTGTCTCCGATCACTTGATGCGGGTATCTGTCGGAATCGAGTCGACCGAGGATCTGCTGGACGACTTCTTGCAGGCACTGGACAGTATCTGA
- a CDS encoding ring-cleaving dioxygenase, with the protein MNISGIHHVTAIAADPQRNVDFYAGVLGLRLVKRTVNFDDPGTYHFYFGDAVGSPGTIMTFFPWPRAVAGNSGSGMVGATAFSIPLDSTAYWIERLSAHGFPPRLLNERSGRTAVAVQDHDGLELLLVAEDDDAKAAAWGDGPVPADHAIRSFHGVTLRVADPELSGRFLVDVFGMSEIPTEGPRLRFTAPGDFPGRIIEIEPSDDAGRGGRGTIHHVAFRARSDEEQSRWRDRLSEAGHSVTPVLDRQYFRSIYFREPGGVLFEIATDAPGFDHDEEVESLGTALKLPAWLEPRRTAIEEILPPIEEKSYV; encoded by the coding sequence ATGAACATTTCCGGCATCCATCATGTAACGGCCATCGCCGCCGATCCCCAGCGCAACGTTGATTTCTATGCCGGCGTCCTCGGACTCCGACTCGTGAAGCGGACGGTGAATTTCGACGACCCGGGGACGTATCACTTCTACTTTGGTGACGCTGTTGGCAGCCCCGGAACGATCATGACCTTTTTCCCGTGGCCCCGAGCGGTCGCCGGAAACAGCGGGAGCGGAATGGTCGGCGCGACGGCATTCTCGATCCCCCTCGACTCGACAGCGTACTGGATAGAACGACTGTCTGCGCACGGTTTTCCGCCGCGCCTGCTGAACGAGCGGAGCGGTCGCACGGCCGTGGCGGTTCAGGACCACGACGGCCTCGAATTGTTACTGGTTGCCGAAGATGATGATGCGAAAGCCGCGGCCTGGGGTGACGGTCCCGTTCCCGCCGACCACGCAATCCGCTCGTTTCACGGTGTGACGCTGCGAGTAGCGGATCCGGAGCTGTCGGGCAGGTTCTTGGTGGATGTGTTTGGAATGAGCGAAATACCCACTGAAGGGCCACGGCTGAGATTTACCGCACCGGGAGACTTTCCCGGTCGCATTATTGAGATTGAACCGTCTGACGACGCTGGCCGGGGTGGTCGCGGCACCATCCATCACGTCGCGTTTCGGGCTCGATCCGATGAAGAGCAGTCAAGATGGAGAGACAGGCTGTCCGAGGCGGGCCATTCAGTGACGCCGGTTCTCGATCGACAGTATTTCCGCTCCATCTACTTCCGCGAGCCGGGCGGCGTCCTGTTCGAGATCGCCACCGATGCGCCCGGGTTTGATCACGATGAAGAGGTTGAGTCGCTCGGGACCGCGTTGAAGCTTCCGGCATGGCTCGAGCCGCGCCGCACCGCGATCGAGGAGATCCTCCCCCCAATCGAAGAGAAGTCCTATGTCTGA
- a CDS encoding NAD(P)H-dependent oxidoreductase, translated as MTDDVQTTPRPIKIVGIAGSLRRQSLNRGLLAAARELAPGGIDLQIRDLADIPMYNGDVEKKGIPEPVIRLAEAIANADALLVVTPEYNGGIPGVLKNALDWASRSSVGSPLRGKPVGIMGVSPGRFATARAQEQLKLTLLATKSNIFSGAGVALGQAADKFESGILVDPATREFVGSYLGRFAEWIRQDLEHQPVADKPTQTAPIA; from the coding sequence ATGACAGACGACGTACAGACCACACCCCGGCCGATCAAAATCGTTGGAATCGCAGGCAGCCTGAGGCGGCAGTCTCTGAATCGCGGCCTTCTGGCAGCAGCCCGTGAACTCGCTCCGGGTGGCATTGATCTGCAGATTCGCGACCTGGCCGACATCCCTATGTATAACGGTGATGTCGAAAAGAAGGGAATACCGGAGCCGGTCATCCGTTTAGCGGAGGCCATCGCGAACGCCGACGCCTTGCTCGTCGTGACACCAGAGTACAACGGCGGAATTCCCGGCGTGCTAAAAAACGCCCTCGACTGGGCGTCCCGCTCGAGCGTCGGATCACCGCTCCGCGGCAAGCCTGTCGGAATCATGGGCGTATCACCCGGCCGGTTCGCTACCGCACGCGCGCAGGAGCAACTCAAGCTGACGCTGCTGGCCACGAAGTCGAATATCTTTTCAGGCGCAGGAGTGGCGCTGGGACAGGCCGCCGACAAGTTCGAATCCGGCATCCTGGTGGACCCGGCAACGAGGGAATTTGTCGGATCGTACCTGGGACGCTTCGCGGAATGGATCCGGCAAGATCTTGAACACCAGCCTGTCGCAGACAAGCCAACGCAGACGGCTCCTATCGCGTAA
- a CDS encoding serine/threonine-protein phosphatase has protein sequence MADKQAERTRSVPENGRTDLRQSLRQDFDDFRSGQLTHSLRRDLEDVSQFYLDDPTRDRLTSMGQFKKTIFMSWEVLKSMFFKLTPARRLMLIVAVFLAVDGAGESSGQVLGGFMIMLFILILELKDKLLAQDELAAGRAVQRALMPVTTPDVGGWETWIYTRPANDVGGDLVDYLVLEDGRTAITIGDVAGKGLGAALMMAKLQATVRAVATDYESLADMGTRVNSIIRRDGLPSKFASLVYLTVEPDSNVVRLLNAGHMPPLVFQHGRSTELTYNSPALGIMQDPVFEEQQVTLESGDFLIVFSDGVTEARDEFGSFFGSTRLEKLLPLLQHMTAHEIGERIVRRVEDFVGEARWTDDLSIAVIRRTS, from the coding sequence ATGGCTGACAAACAAGCTGAACGAACCCGCTCTGTCCCTGAAAACGGACGCACGGACCTGAGGCAGTCTCTGCGGCAGGATTTCGACGATTTCCGCAGCGGCCAGTTGACGCATTCTTTGAGACGGGATCTCGAAGATGTCTCGCAATTCTACCTGGACGATCCGACGCGCGACCGGCTGACCTCGATGGGTCAGTTCAAGAAGACCATCTTCATGAGTTGGGAAGTTCTGAAGAGCATGTTCTTCAAGCTGACTCCCGCGCGGCGTTTGATGCTTATTGTGGCGGTCTTCCTCGCGGTCGACGGAGCCGGCGAGTCTTCGGGGCAGGTGCTCGGGGGCTTCATGATCATGCTGTTCATTCTGATTCTCGAGCTCAAGGACAAGCTGCTCGCGCAGGATGAGCTTGCGGCGGGCCGCGCCGTGCAGCGGGCCTTGATGCCGGTGACGACTCCCGACGTAGGTGGTTGGGAAACATGGATTTACACCCGTCCCGCGAACGATGTGGGCGGGGACCTCGTGGATTATCTCGTGCTCGAGGACGGACGTACGGCTATCACGATTGGGGACGTAGCGGGGAAGGGTCTGGGCGCCGCGTTGATGATGGCGAAGTTGCAGGCGACGGTTCGCGCGGTCGCAACCGATTACGAGTCGCTGGCCGACATGGGTACGCGGGTCAACAGCATAATCAGACGGGATGGTCTTCCGAGCAAGTTTGCGTCACTCGTCTATTTGACGGTGGAGCCGGATTCGAATGTTGTGCGACTTCTCAATGCAGGGCATATGCCGCCTCTCGTATTTCAGCACGGAAGATCGACTGAGCTGACGTACAACTCGCCTGCGCTGGGAATCATGCAGGATCCGGTGTTTGAAGAGCAGCAGGTGACGCTGGAGAGCGGAGACTTTCTGATTGTGTTTTCAGACGGAGTGACGGAGGCGCGGGATGAATTTGGCTCATTCTTCGGGTCGACTCGCCTCGAGAAGTTATTGCCGTTATTGCAGCACATGACGGCTCATGAGATCGGGGAACGGATTGTGCGACGGGTTGAGGATTTTGTCGGTGAGGCAAGATGGACGGATGACCTGTCAATTGCGGTTATACGACGCACGAGTTGA